From one Pseudobdellovibrionaceae bacterium genomic stretch:
- a CDS encoding radical SAM protein gives MTRKAVMEQIKINEIFYSIQGESSWAGFPTVFIRTSGCHLRCTYCDTKYAYEKGDMMSLDEILSQVARFNSRYVCITGGEPLLQDNAYPLMKTLCDQNYHVSLETSGDIDCSKVDPRVKKIIDVKTPDSGEPNAFSTENLKFADDVNTEFKFIICSAADFDWAENFVREHDLNKNSAVLYSPSYGDISEKWLAKKILSENSPARLQLQLHKYIWNPDTRGV, from the coding sequence ATGACCAGGAAAGCCGTAATGGAGCAGATCAAAATCAATGAAATCTTTTACTCCATCCAGGGGGAGTCAAGCTGGGCCGGATTCCCCACTGTTTTTATCCGCACCTCTGGATGCCATTTGCGCTGCACTTATTGCGATACCAAATACGCGTACGAAAAAGGTGACATGATGAGCCTGGATGAGATTCTAAGCCAGGTTGCTCGTTTCAACTCCAGGTATGTGTGCATAACAGGTGGAGAGCCCCTGCTTCAAGACAATGCATATCCCCTTATGAAGACCTTATGCGACCAGAATTATCATGTTTCCCTCGAAACAAGTGGCGACATTGATTGTTCCAAGGTTGATCCGCGGGTTAAAAAAATCATTGATGTCAAAACGCCGGACAGTGGCGAACCAAATGCCTTCTCGACTGAAAATTTGAAATTCGCCGATGATGTCAATACGGAATTCAAATTTATCATTTGCTCCGCCGCCGATTTTGATTGGGCCGAGAACTTTGTCCGCGAACACGATTTAAATAAGAATTCAGCCGTTTTATACAGCCCATCATACGGAGATATTTCGGAAAAATGGCTTGCAAAAAAGATTCTTTCTGAAAACTCACCTGCGCGGTTGCAATTGCAATTACATAAGTATATTTGGAATCCGGACACACGGGGAGTATAA
- a CDS encoding DNA translocase FtsK 4TM domain-containing protein, translated as MNHLFRKFRRDIVGLIWLALGLFLALSLMSYHPTDPSFNSIGRSIKVANYCGYFGSFLADILYQLLGISSWILVIAAFRKAAMSFLGRESYSGKLRWLWALLLFVTSCSLIALYFPEARLFAQQVPSGGVMGLVVSKGLVRVFNFAGVAVILWTAAAVLMVFYTERTVSDLLRSPIAIAKGGADHLVGEGGWVVRAFEWFKSKLAQARESAEIPVHAYQTAAAGGPRGARFSLRGRETPDSGGRFLSVDEEESYDEDGDFDAAPEEDSGPTLSGFLVRKKKSTAAGGKKKARIKKVERIENWELPKVSLLEDPPSSESSVDEREVKAKAKILVDKLAQFSVRGSVVGIKPGPAITMFEFKPAADVKISKITDLADDLSLALSSESVRIIAPIPGRDVVGIETSNQHRETVYLKDILTQEDFWEEDMRLPIALGRQADGEPKVVDLRRMPHMLVAGSTGSGKSVFVVSLIVGLLFRHSPKTLRLILVDPKQVDLAAFSHCPHLLMPPIREPQKAVVALKWAIREMEKRYRSMSKFGARGLEGFNEIVSKLPKGDIEEHENYHAELEGAARLDDYYFTPQPYIVIVVEEFGDLMAVDKANVENAVVRLAQMARACGIHLILAMQSPRKDVVTGLIKTNIPGRVSFKVASKMDSRIILDESGAERLLTRGDMLFLAPGVAKPERHHGAYLTEEEIASLTEHWSIQGEPDFDPLAMKILEGTGGGFELNGEGLGGGDMEYDERYDEILCYVSGLKEVSASLIQRRFRIGYPRAARLIEIFESEGVVGPPNGSKPRQVLVSPPPT; from the coding sequence ATGAATCACCTATTCAGAAAGTTTCGGCGTGATATCGTGGGCCTCATCTGGTTGGCCCTGGGCCTATTTTTGGCTCTGTCGTTGATGAGCTACCATCCAACGGACCCCTCCTTCAATTCCATTGGTCGAAGCATTAAAGTTGCAAACTACTGCGGGTACTTTGGTTCGTTTCTCGCAGACATCCTCTATCAGTTGTTGGGTATCTCATCCTGGATTCTGGTGATCGCGGCATTTCGCAAGGCTGCAATGAGTTTTCTTGGTCGCGAGTCCTATAGTGGTAAACTTCGTTGGCTCTGGGCGCTTCTGCTCTTTGTTACCAGTTGTTCTTTGATTGCTCTTTACTTCCCTGAAGCGCGGCTCTTTGCCCAGCAGGTTCCGTCCGGTGGGGTGATGGGACTTGTCGTCTCAAAAGGTTTGGTCAGGGTATTCAATTTTGCTGGGGTCGCAGTCATCCTGTGGACGGCGGCGGCAGTTCTTATGGTCTTTTACACGGAGAGAACAGTTTCGGATCTTCTTCGTTCACCAATCGCGATTGCTAAGGGGGGAGCCGACCACTTGGTCGGTGAGGGAGGCTGGGTTGTCCGCGCCTTTGAGTGGTTTAAGAGCAAGCTGGCCCAGGCCCGAGAGAGTGCAGAAATTCCGGTTCATGCCTATCAAACGGCAGCTGCAGGCGGTCCGAGGGGGGCAAGGTTTTCGCTGCGAGGACGAGAAACCCCTGACAGTGGTGGACGCTTTCTTTCCGTCGATGAGGAGGAATCCTATGATGAAGATGGGGACTTCGATGCGGCTCCGGAGGAAGATTCGGGGCCAACACTCAGTGGGTTTTTGGTACGTAAAAAGAAATCCACGGCAGCGGGTGGCAAGAAGAAGGCACGGATCAAGAAGGTCGAACGAATCGAAAATTGGGAGCTGCCAAAAGTTTCGCTTTTGGAGGACCCACCATCTTCTGAATCATCGGTAGATGAAAGAGAGGTGAAGGCCAAGGCCAAGATTCTCGTGGACAAGCTGGCCCAGTTTTCTGTTCGCGGTTCGGTGGTGGGGATCAAACCAGGCCCAGCGATTACTATGTTCGAATTCAAGCCGGCAGCCGATGTGAAAATCAGCAAGATTACGGACCTGGCAGATGACCTGTCCCTGGCCCTCAGCAGTGAGTCGGTGCGTATCATAGCTCCAATTCCCGGTCGAGATGTGGTGGGGATCGAAACTTCCAACCAACATCGAGAGACAGTATATCTGAAAGACATTTTAACCCAGGAAGATTTTTGGGAAGAGGACATGAGGCTGCCGATCGCCCTGGGGAGACAGGCTGATGGGGAGCCCAAGGTGGTGGATTTGCGACGCATGCCCCATATGTTGGTGGCGGGTTCAACCGGGTCAGGAAAGTCTGTCTTTGTTGTTAGTCTTATTGTGGGTTTGTTGTTTAGACACTCGCCTAAAACGCTTCGCTTGATACTGGTCGATCCGAAGCAGGTGGATCTAGCGGCCTTTAGTCACTGTCCTCACCTTCTGATGCCACCTATTCGGGAGCCGCAAAAGGCTGTGGTTGCGCTTAAGTGGGCCATTCGTGAAATGGAAAAGCGATATAGATCCATGTCCAAGTTTGGCGCCCGTGGCCTTGAGGGTTTTAACGAGATCGTCAGCAAACTTCCCAAGGGCGATATTGAAGAACACGAAAATTACCATGCTGAACTTGAGGGTGCGGCCCGGCTTGATGACTATTATTTTACCCCCCAACCCTACATTGTCATCGTGGTGGAAGAATTTGGTGACTTGATGGCCGTGGACAAGGCCAATGTGGAAAACGCTGTGGTCCGTCTAGCACAAATGGCACGCGCCTGTGGAATTCATCTGATTTTGGCTATGCAGAGTCCACGTAAAGACGTGGTTACCGGCTTGATTAAAACAAACATTCCCGGCCGCGTGAGCTTCAAAGTTGCAAGTAAAATGGACTCGCGGATTATTCTCGATGAAAGCGGTGCCGAACGTCTTCTGACTCGCGGAGACATGTTGTTCTTGGCACCCGGAGTGGCCAAGCCAGAGCGCCACCATGGTGCCTACTTGACTGAAGAAGAAATTGCCAGCCTGACCGAGCACTGGTCAATTCAGGGGGAGCCGGACTTCGATCCCCTGGCGATGAAAATCCTTGAGGGAACCGGCGGAGGCTTTGAGCTAAATGGTGAAGGTCTTGGTGGTGGCGACATGGAATATGATGAGCGTTACGACGAAATTCTTTGCTATGTATCAGGCCTCAAGGAAGTCAGTGCCTCATTGATTCAGCGGCGGTTTCGTATTGGCTATCCACGGGCGGCGCGGCTAATTGAAATATTTGAATCTGAAGGCGTGGTTGGTCCGCCAAATGGCAGCAAGCCCCGTCAGGTGCTGGTCAGTCCCCCACCCACCTAA
- a CDS encoding site-specific DNA inversion stimulation factor, with the protein MAPNLNNSNHLFVANLQSVSLEKLVKSKLEVFFAQQRDAQIELNDFYKIYLEQVEKPLLEEALRANSGNQVKTAKMLGINRNTLKKKIDTYRIRIRNIKHAEA; encoded by the coding sequence ATGGCACCGAATCTCAATAATTCAAATCATCTATTTGTCGCCAATCTTCAATCCGTCAGCTTGGAAAAATTGGTCAAAAGCAAATTGGAAGTGTTTTTTGCCCAGCAGCGTGACGCACAAATTGAACTCAATGATTTCTACAAAATCTACCTAGAGCAGGTGGAAAAACCATTGTTGGAAGAGGCGCTGCGCGCCAACTCTGGTAATCAGGTTAAGACTGCCAAGATGCTCGGTATCAATCGCAACACTCTGAAGAAAAAGATTGATACCTACAGGATTCGGATTAGAAATATCAAACACGCAGAAGCATAG
- a CDS encoding class I SAM-dependent methyltransferase, whose translation MSRTAHDDIEILDFSQNKPLQLIRQDRYYIEDEPCELLVDGKRLKVLDFSAFGIAVDSPGKLPSGFEQHETQLIFEGVQVATPHLKLVRHEVRDSGDYKLAFEVIGEPIHVERVQAVRSSREILNEHDQRFRQLDDLPEEARVLIYQLKDWLEELGERVNALAQGRDQTDSRRTFEFENTLIPIVGTYIGQEFPKHYSRLAQPLRDLPPESRKLLVELFRSKLCDIIHQSPFANRVFKKPLGYAGDFEMMNLIYKSENIGESLFARCLQYYSVREPAAQAVRNRADYLTHKLSSILDTRKDEPLKFLSVACGPAREWFNIVSEVQRFNDRKLKVDLIDQDSRALKYAQRQMKEMSAHHPNAVDFSFIHKAIKNVIARGVEGQYDVIYCAGLFDYLSDPVAQLAATRLFASLAPGGTLIIGNFNVANPNEVIMDLALDWHLIYRSEKDLNSLFGHIGGALEIESENLDINLFCVIRKE comes from the coding sequence ATGAGCCGGACTGCGCACGACGACATCGAAATTTTGGATTTTTCTCAAAACAAACCCCTTCAACTTATTCGCCAGGACCGTTACTACATCGAGGACGAGCCTTGTGAACTACTTGTTGATGGCAAGAGGCTCAAAGTACTGGATTTCTCCGCGTTCGGCATCGCAGTTGACTCCCCAGGTAAACTGCCCAGTGGGTTTGAACAACACGAAACGCAGTTGATCTTCGAGGGTGTCCAGGTTGCCACCCCCCACCTCAAGTTGGTTCGCCATGAAGTACGTGATTCGGGTGACTACAAATTGGCTTTTGAAGTTATTGGTGAACCCATACATGTGGAACGGGTCCAGGCGGTGCGCAGCTCCAGAGAAATCCTGAATGAACATGACCAGCGATTTCGCCAACTTGACGACCTTCCCGAAGAGGCCCGGGTCCTTATCTACCAACTCAAGGATTGGCTGGAGGAGCTGGGCGAACGAGTCAACGCCCTTGCCCAGGGGCGTGATCAGACCGACAGTCGGCGCACATTTGAGTTTGAGAATACTTTGATCCCTATCGTAGGAACTTACATTGGCCAGGAATTTCCAAAACACTATTCTCGCCTGGCGCAACCCTTAAGGGACCTGCCACCTGAGTCTCGTAAGCTGCTGGTGGAGCTCTTTCGCTCAAAGTTGTGCGACATCATTCACCAATCACCCTTTGCCAATCGGGTCTTTAAAAAGCCCCTCGGCTATGCCGGTGATTTTGAGATGATGAATCTCATCTATAAGTCAGAAAACATCGGCGAGTCTCTCTTTGCCCGCTGTCTTCAATATTACAGCGTCCGGGAGCCCGCAGCCCAGGCCGTGCGGAACCGGGCCGATTATTTGACCCATAAACTTTCATCCATTCTGGATACCCGCAAAGATGAGCCCCTTAAGTTCTTGTCTGTTGCCTGCGGGCCCGCTCGGGAGTGGTTTAACATTGTATCTGAAGTTCAACGATTCAACGATCGAAAGTTAAAGGTCGACCTGATTGACCAGGATAGCCGCGCCCTCAAGTACGCCCAGAGGCAAATGAAAGAAATGTCGGCCCACCATCCCAACGCTGTGGACTTTAGCTTTATCCACAAGGCCATCAAGAATGTGATCGCCCGGGGGGTTGAGGGACAATACGACGTCATCTATTGCGCCGGCCTTTTTGATTATCTCTCAGATCCTGTGGCCCAGTTGGCAGCAACACGCCTGTTTGCCTCACTCGCACCCGGTGGAACATTGATCATTGGCAATTTTAACGTCGCCAATCCCAATGAGGTTATCATGGACTTGGCTCTCGACTGGCATTTGATCTATCGCTCGGAGAAGGATTTAAACTCTTTGTTTGGCCATATCGGTGGGGCCCTGGAGATCGAATCGGAAAATTTGGACATTAATCTTTTTTGTGTGATCCGTAAGGAGTGA
- a CDS encoding adenylate/guanylate cyclase domain-containing protein: MTLIDDLRRREKLRELKAILGVITHKMVIPLFMAFWLCDLLYVPELKWEFLIARSLVIPLSLLTRWRLPKLQTFAPAQWLAFFYIMGLGAIINFMIIRIGDWSTPYYAGLGLVAIGSLSFVPWNWKFFSMSSMAIFGPYYIGAAMSEPSPEQMQQIGINSFFIVSFVVITLFLRYLTEQLRHKELESRQNLRQEIISRGKIIEEKTAEALKLSELSRQFSPQVVEAIRQNQVTLSEKVHRSNICAIFIDIVNSTERVTRIDKDRVDRVISRFMQDSARALLKYDITIDKFLGDGLLAFSNDPVAYDDYIERAIRASMEIREKFARDQEFYERNWLRPLEVRVGIASGFANVGFYGNEKYYHSYTAIGPVINLASRLCSAAKPSQILVPYDVVDALEGCPEFSFDFVGKRTLKGFGDDVIQTFEVHSASESHLSSLDALDCPSCNHVMHIDTNNDGIFVFKCRSCGHSIDKMPPSAYTNDSKKAA; this comes from the coding sequence ATGACCTTAATTGACGACCTGCGGAGGCGGGAAAAATTAAGAGAACTAAAGGCCATCTTGGGGGTTATTACTCACAAGATGGTCATTCCGCTTTTTATGGCCTTTTGGCTTTGCGATCTACTTTATGTTCCGGAACTCAAGTGGGAGTTCTTGATAGCCCGTAGTTTGGTGATCCCCCTGAGTCTCCTCACCCGTTGGCGACTTCCAAAATTGCAGACTTTCGCGCCAGCTCAGTGGCTGGCCTTTTTCTATATTATGGGCCTCGGGGCCATCATTAACTTCATGATTATCCGTATTGGCGATTGGAGCACTCCTTACTATGCAGGACTCGGACTTGTCGCGATTGGCTCCCTGTCCTTCGTGCCCTGGAACTGGAAGTTTTTTTCCATGAGCTCCATGGCTATCTTTGGCCCTTATTACATCGGCGCCGCCATGAGCGAACCCTCACCAGAACAGATGCAGCAAATTGGCATCAATAGCTTTTTTATTGTCAGCTTTGTGGTGATCACCCTCTTCCTGCGTTACCTAACTGAGCAACTTCGCCACAAAGAACTAGAGAGCCGACAGAATCTGCGCCAGGAGATCATTTCACGGGGAAAAATCATTGAGGAAAAGACCGCCGAAGCCTTAAAGCTGTCTGAGCTCAGCCGCCAGTTTTCTCCCCAGGTCGTTGAAGCCATTCGGCAGAATCAGGTGACTCTGTCAGAAAAGGTTCATCGATCAAACATATGCGCCATTTTTATCGATATCGTCAATTCAACGGAGCGCGTGACCCGCATCGACAAGGACAGGGTGGACCGGGTGATTTCGCGCTTTATGCAGGACTCCGCCCGCGCCCTTCTTAAGTACGACATTACGATCGATAAATTCCTCGGTGATGGCCTGTTGGCCTTTTCCAATGACCCCGTGGCTTATGATGATTACATTGAGCGAGCCATCCGGGCATCAATGGAAATCCGCGAAAAATTTGCCCGCGATCAAGAGTTTTATGAGCGCAATTGGCTTAGGCCGCTGGAAGTCCGCGTCGGCATTGCATCGGGATTTGCCAACGTTGGCTTTTATGGCAACGAGAAGTACTACCACAGTTACACCGCCATCGGACCGGTCATCAATCTTGCGAGCCGCCTATGTAGCGCCGCCAAACCCAGCCAAATCCTCGTCCCCTATGATGTCGTCGACGCTCTAGAGGGATGCCCTGAATTCAGTTTTGATTTTGTCGGCAAAAGGACCCTCAAGGGTTTTGGTGACGATGTGATTCAAACCTTTGAAGTTCATTCCGCCAGCGAAAGCCATTTGTCGTCACTCGATGCGCTGGACTGCCCGTCGTGCAATCATGTCATGCACATCGATACTAACAATGACGGCATATTTGTATTTAAGTGTCGAAGCTGCGGTCACTCCATCGACAAGATGCCACCCTCAGCCTACACTAATGACTCAAAAAAAGCTGCTTAG